A genome region from Triticum aestivum cultivar Chinese Spring chromosome 2B, IWGSC CS RefSeq v2.1, whole genome shotgun sequence includes the following:
- the LOC123046460 gene encoding polygalacturonase QRT3, producing MEVLAGGGRGCLMHALLLVGAALVALTGGAEAWAHHGAAGARAGAERRYRDLAAGRMESVRSSFGKARRGLATSSASSRVYHVTDYGADPTGAADATAAIKKAIADAFSPPSNATMAAGIPDLGGAEIHLDGGTYLVNGPLTLPASGGGNFKIHSGSLRASAEFPTDRYLIELSAGSSASSYHYEYVTLRDLMLDCNYRGGGVEVVDSLRVGVDNCYITHFETEGIAVRGGHETYIRNTFLGQHMTAGTDPGERSFGGTAIRLDGNDNSVSDVVVFSAATGIMVTGGANTISGVHCYNKATGFGGTGIHLRVPGLTQTWLTNCYMDYTSIVAEDPVLLHVSGSFFLGDANVVLKAVNGVARGVQITGNMFNGRGKGVDIVQLDGAFGTVEQVYVQQNSAMGMNLKATTARGSAEGNGSSWTVDFAPVLLFPDRIGHVQYSLVAGDAFPGHTLRNISGNQVVVATDKAVSATVHVLVDQNSN from the exons ATGGAGGTGCTGGCCGGAGGAGGCCGCGGCTGCCTCATGCATGCGCTACTTCTTGTTGGTGCCGCCCTTGTTGCATTGACGGGCGGCGCGGAGGCGTGGGCGCACCACGGCGCCGCCGGTGCGAGGGCCGGCGCCGAGCGGCGGTACAGGGATCTCGCGGCGGGCAGGATGGAGAGCGTCAGATCCTCCTTCGGCAAGGCCAGGAGGGGGCTTGCAACG TCCTCGGCGAGCTCGCGGGTGTACCACGTCACGGACTACGGCGCCGACCCCACCGGCGCCGCCGACGCCACGGCGGCCATCAAGAAGGCCATCGCCGACGCCTTCAGCCCCCCCTCCAACGCCACCATGGCCGCCGGCATCCCCGACCTCGGCGGCGCCGAGATCCACCTCGACGGCGGCACCTACCTCGTCAACGGCCCACTCACCCTGCCGGCCTCCGGCGGCGGCAACTTCAAG ATCCACAGCGGCTCGCTGCGGGCGTCGGCGGAGTTCCCGACGGACCGGTACCTGATCGAGCTGTCGGCGGGCTCGTCGGCGTCGAGCTACCACTACGAGTACGTGACGCTGCGCGACCTGATGCTGGACTGCAACTACCGGGGCGGCGGCGTGGAGGTGGTGGACTCGCTGCGCGTCGGCGTCGACAACTGCTACATCACCCACTTCGAGACGGAGGGCATCGCGGTGCGCGGCGGCCACGAGACGTACATCCGCAACACCTTCCTGGGCCAGCACATGACCGCCGGCACCGACCCCGGGGAGCGCTCCTTCGGCGGCACGGCCATCCGGCTCGACGGCAACGACAACTCCgtctccgacgtggtggtcttctcCGCGGCGACCGGGATCATGGTCACCGGCGGCGCCAACACCATCTCCGGCGTGCACTGCTACAACAAGGCCACCGGGTTCGGCGGCACGGGGATCCACCTCAGGGTGCCCGGGCTCACGCAGACGTGGCTCACCAACTGCTACATGGACTACACCAGCATCGTGGCCGAGGACCCCGTGCTGCTGCACGTGTCGGGCTCCTTCTTCCTCGGCGACGCCAACGTGGTGCTCAAGGCGGTCAACGGCGTCGCCCGCGGCGTGCAGATCACCGGCAACATGTTCAACGGGCGGGGCAAGGGCGTGGACATCGTGCAGCTGGACGGCGCCTTCGGGACGGTGGAGCAGGTGTACGTGCAGCAGAACTCCGCCATGGGGATGAACCTCAAGGCCACCACGGCGCGCGGCTCCGCCGAGGGCAACGGTAGCTCCTGGACCGTCGACTTCGCGCCGGTGCTGCTGTTCCCGGACCGGATCGGGCACGTGCAGTActcgctcgtcgccggcgacgcgtTCCCCGGGCACACGCTCAGGAACATCTCCGGCAACCAGGTCGTCGTGGCCACCGACAAGGCCGTGTCCGCCACCGTGCACGTGCTCGTCGACCAGAACAGCAACTGA